A genomic stretch from Halichoerus grypus chromosome 7, mHalGry1.hap1.1, whole genome shotgun sequence includes:
- the ZBED6 gene encoding zinc finger BED domain-containing protein 6: MSVCTLSVPVSSLSPGRRCSTFSGAGILGCVPINSNTDEEDVVEGKMVAEGMDKEAKLPAKKKRKKGLRIKGKRRRKKLILAKKFKDLGSGRPVADAPALLASSAHEQDEESLFESNIEKQIYLPSTRAKTSIVWHFFHVDPQYTWRAICNLCEKSVSRGKPGSHLGTSTLQRHLQARHSPHWTRANKYGVTSGEEDFTLDVPLSPSSAGSNGSFEYMSTDPLDENRMGKKRDKSVSDALRAERGRFLIKSNIVKHALIPGTRAKTSAVWNFFYTDPQHISRAVCNICKRSVSRGRPGSHLGTSTLQRHLQATHPIHWAVANKDSGAVGNGLDEAETERNDLLSDPLHGEKSTGSHDLTAEDLSDSDSDEPPVLEVENSRRSESPIPVAEQDALTHAQERETTYSENSVSSQISQAIIQMIVEDMHPYNYFSTPAFQRFMQIVAPDYRLPSETYFFTKAVPQLYDWVREKIFLTLENVQSQKIHLTVDIWTHDPSTDYFIVTVHWVSLETAPSSSNGRIPNFRKWAVLCVTGLAKDCLITNILQELNDQIGLWLSPNFLIPSFIVSDNSSNVVHAIKDGGFTHVPCFLHCLNIVIQDFFCEHKSIENMLVAARKTCHHFSHSVKARQILQEFQNDHQLPWKNLKQDETGHWISTFYMLKWLLEHCYSVHHSLGRASGVVLTSLQWTLMTYVCDILKPFEEATQKVSVKTTGLNQVLPLIHHLLLSLQKLREDFQIRGITQALNLVDSLSLKLETDTLLSAMLKSKPCILAALLDPCFKNSLEDFFPQGADLETYKQILAEEVCNYMESSEVCHIATSDASGPSAIVGADSFTSSIREGTSSSGSFDSSAVDNVAIGSKSFMFPSAIAVVDEYFKEKYSEISGGGDPLIYWQRKVSIWPALTQVAIQYLSCPMCSWQSECIFTANSQFHPKQIMSLDFDNIEQLMFLKMNLKNVNYDYSTLVLSWDPGNEVIQSNEKEILP; the protein is encoded by the coding sequence ATGAGTGTATGTACCTTAAGTGTACCAGTTTCCTCACTCTCTCCTGGCAGACGATGCAGCACTTTTAGTGGTGCTGGGATTCTGGGATGTGTTCCTATTAATTCGAATacagatgaagaagatgtggtagaggGAAAGATGGTGGCagaaggaatggataaagaggcAAAATTgcctgctaaaaaaaaaagaaagaagggtttACGGATTAAGGGGAAAAGGCGAAGAAAAAAACTGATCCTTGCGAAAAAGTTTAAGGATTTGGGATCTGGGAGGCCTGTTGCAGATGCCCCTGCTTTATTAGCTTCCAGTGCCCATGAGCAGGATGAAGAAAGTCTTTTTGAGAGCAATATAGAAAAACAGATCTATCTACCTAGTACCAGAGCCAAGACCTCCATTGTATGGCACTTCTTTCATGTTGACCCCCAGTATACCTGGCGAGCTATTTGTAACCTCTGTGAAAAAAGTGTTAGCAGGGGCAAACCAGGCAGCCATCTGGGGACATCTACTCTACAACGACATCTGCAGGCAAGGCATTCACCTCACTGGACCAGGGCCAACAAATATGGAGTCACTAGTGGGGAGGAGGATTTTACTTTGGATGTGCCTTTATCTCCCTCTTCTGCTGGAAGCAATGGAAGCTTTGAATATATGTCTACTGATCCATTAGATGAAAACAGAATGGGTAAGAAACGTGATAAATCAGTATCTGATGCCCTGAGGGCAGAAAGAGGGAGATTTCTCATCAAAAGTAATATTGTCAAGCATGCCTTAATTCCTGGAACAAGAGCCAAGACATCTgcagtttggaattttttttataccGATCCTCAGCACATCTCAAGAGCTGtgtgtaatatatgtaaaagaagTGTGAGCCGGGGTAGGCCAGGTTCTCACTTAGGAACTTCAACTCTTCAACGACACCTGCAGGCCACACATCCCATCCATTGGGCTGTTGCCAACAAAGACAGTGGTGCAGTTGGAAATGGATTAGATGAGGCTGAGACTGAGAGAAATGATCTCTTAAGCGATCCTCTGCATGGAGAGAAGTCTACAGGCAGCCATGATTTAACAGCTGAGGACCTTAGTGACTCTGATTCAGATGAACCTCCTGTGTTAGAGGTTGAAAATAGTAGAAGATCTGAGAGTCCTATTCCTGTAGCAGAGCAAGACGCTCTGACACACGCACAGGAGAGAGAAACAACGTATTCTGAAAATTCTGTCTCAAGTCAAATAAGTCAGGCAATTATTCAAATGATTGTGGAGGATATGCATCCTTACAACTACTTCTCAACTCCAGCCTTTCAGAGGTTCATGCAGATTGTGGCCCCTGACTATAGGTTACCATCTGAAACTTACTTTTTCACAAAGGCCGTACCTCAATTATATGATTGGGTCagagaaaaaattttcttaactTTGGAGAATGTTCAAAGCCAAAAGATCCACCTGACTGTGGACATATGGACCCATGACCCATCCACTGACTATTTCATTGTGACTGTACACTGGGTCTCTTTGGAAACTGCACCTTCTTCCAGTAATGGCAGGATCCCCAATTTCAGAAAGTGGGCAGTACTTTGTGTAACAGGGTTGGCCAAAGACTGCTTGATAACCAACATTTTACAAGAATTAAATGACCAGATTGGTCTGTGGCTTTCTCCTAATTTCCTTATTCCTAGCTTCATTGTTTCTGATAATTCCTCTAATGTGGTACATGCAATCAAAGATGGCGGTTTTACCCATGTGCCGTGCTTCCTGCATTGTTTAAATATAGTCATTCAGGACTTTTTTTGTGAGCACAAAAGCATTGAGAATATGTTAGTAGCTGCTAGGAAAACCTGTCATCATTTTAGTCATTCAGTCAAGGCCCGTCAGATTCTGCAGGAGTTCCAAAATGATCACCAACTTCCATGGAAGAATTTGAAGCAGGATGAAACTGGCCATTGGATTTCTAccttttatatgttaaaatggcTCTTGGAGCATTGCTACTCAGTTCACCATAGTCTTGGTAGAGCCAGTGGAGTTGTGCTCACCTCCCTTCAGTGGACTCTAATGACTTACGTTTGTGATATTCTTAAACCATTTGAGGAGGCCACCCAGAAAGTGAGTGTCAAGACCACAGGATTGAATCAGGTGCTCCCCCTAATCCATCATCTGCTCCTTTCTCTGCAGAAACTCAGAGAAGATTTTCAAATAAGAGGTATTACTCAGGCACTCAATCTGGTGGACAGTTTATCTCTGAAACTTGAAACTGATACCCTACTGAGTGCCATGCTTAAATCTAAGCCCTGTATCTTGGCTGCTTTGTTAGATCCTTGCTTTAAAAACAGTTTGGAAGACTTTTTCCCTCAAGGTGCTGATTTAGAAACTTATAAGCAGATCCTTGCAGAAGAAGTTTGCAATTATATGGAATCTTCAGAGGTCTGCCATATTGCAACTTCAGATGCTTCTGGTCCCTCAGCCATCGTAGGAGCTGATTCGTTTACCTCATCCATAAGAGAAGGCACCTCCAGTTCAGGGTCTTTTGATAGCTCAGCTGTAGATAATGTTGCCATTGGAAGCAAAAGCTTCATGTTTCCTTCTGCCATAGCAGTAGTTGATGAGTACTTCAAAGAGAAGTATTCAGAGATCTCAGGAGGTGGTGACCCTTTGATTTACTGGCAGAGGAAGGTGAGCATATGGCCAGCTTTGACCCAAGTTGCCATTCAGTATCTAAGCTGCCCCATGTGTAGTTGGCAGTCTGAATGTATCTTTACTGCAAATAGCCAGTTTCACCCAAAACAGATCATGAGCCTGGACTTTGACAATATAGAACAGCTGATGTTTTTGAAAATGAACTTGAAAAATGTTAACTATGATTATTCTACATTGGTTCTGAGCTGGGATCCTGGGAATGAAGTTATtcaaagcaatgaaaaagaaatactaccttaa
- the LOC144382660 gene encoding uncharacterized protein LOC144382660 produces MGSLIALKPGKLREKRILSWCQFRTAVMLLCLPQRAAPLCSYSVTIRFYLFWLNTP; encoded by the exons ATGGGAAGTTTGATTGCTCTGAAACCAGGGAAATTGAGGGAAAAACGCATACTAAGCTG GTGCCAGTTCAGGACGGCTGTAATGCTGCTCTGCCTTCCACAGCGTGCTGCACCACTCTGTAGTTACTCGGTAACTATACGTTTCTATCTTTTTTGGTTAAACACTCCCTGA